The DNA window TCGAGGGTGTGACCGGGGACTTCGTGAACCGAAAACGCAATGTCAAAAATGTGAACCCGGTCGCCATCGAAAAGGCGGCGATTAATCTCCGGGACGGAATTTTGGGGACCATAGACGGGAAGATTGGGCCATTTTGCCATCAGTTTGGCGAGACCACCGACATGGTCAGGGTGATGATGGGTGATGAAAACTGCGATAAGCTCTAGATTGGCGCGAGACAGCGCCTCGATTGCGGGCACAGCATCGCCGGGATCAACCAGGATCGCTTCATTGCCCCGGCGAAGGCACCAGATATAGTTGTCCTGAAACGCCGGTATGAGATCTATCGTAATCGTGTTCTGCATAATTGTTCGCTAGGGTAATAAACCCGTTTTTATCTGGCAAGAACAGTGCCAAAAACTTGGGCTTTAGTTCATGAAATCGTCACGGAGGAAGGGATATGGCCAGTTGGCGCACTCAACACTCCCCTGATGTTCTGCTCCCTGCACTGCGGCAGTGGTTCAAGTCTTCGGTGGGCCGAACAGTGCTTCAGGAGGAGCGACCGTTAATTAACCGCGCGGTCAGCGATAATGATATTGCCCACTGCAACTTGCTCAAACTTAGCGTCATTCCCGACGGCTGTCCCCTGGATGCCGAAGATTATCGGCGTCAGTTCCATCTGGGCAGCCCCGCACAGTACGGCTTCAGTCAAGTGTTGGATGCTATCTGCGATTTTCAACAGCTGCCGATTGCCAACGAGTCCCAGGACGTGGTGGTGCTGCATCACTTGCTGGAGTTTGTCGACAATCCCCACCGGGTGCTCAGAGAAGTGGAGCGGATCGTCGTACCTCATGGCAAGGTGGTAATTTGCGGCATCAACCCCTTTTCGCTGCTGGCAATGCGTGGCCTGCTGGGCAAGGTCAAGCGCAGCGCGATGTGGCAAAACCACCGCCTGACGATTCATCGCATCACCGACTGGCTGTCGTTGCTGGGCTTTGATGTGCAAGATGTCTCCTACGGTTTTCATCGCCTGCCCATCAACAAACCCGCTGTGTGCATGCAACATCGGCCCCTGCCAACCACCATCGCGATGGGTGGCATTTTTGTGCTCAGCGCGACAAAATACCGCGCGCCGCTGACACCCTCGGCGGACTCCTTGCGCAGCCGCGCCCAGATTCTGCGCCACCCAGCAATGGCCGGCGCAACCCGCAACATCAAGACATGAGACACCGATGACACAAACCGCAAGAACGGTTGAGATTTTTACTGATGGCGCCTGCCGGGGGAACCCGGGGCCCGGTGGATGGGGCGCCGTGCTGCGTTGGGGGGACGCGGAAAAGCAGCTCTATGGCGGCGAAGCCGATACCACCAATAACCGAATGGAGCTGTTGGCCGCGATCGAAGCTCTGCAGGCCTTGAAGAAACCCTGTGAGGTCGTCCTGACCACTGACTCCCAGTACGTTCGCAAGGGCATTACCGAGTGGATTGAAAACTGGAAGCGGCGTGGCTGGAAAACCGCAGCAAAGCAGCCGGTAAAAAATGCGGACCTATGGCGGCGGCTGGACGAGCAGGCAAGCCGGCATAGCATTCAGTGGCAGTGGGTGAAGGGGCACAGCGGCCACCCTGAAAACGAGCTGGCCGACGCCCTGGCCAATCGCGGAATAGACACCTTGAGAATGAAAAAATGAGACAGATTGTTCTCGATACCGAGACCACCGGCCTGGACCCCAACCAGGGGCATCGCATTATTGAAATCGGTTGTGTTGAGCTGGTGGACCGTAAACTGACGGGCCGCCATTACCACCAATACATCAATCCTGGCCGGGAGGTGGACGCCGGCGCCGTTGAGGTGCACGGTATCACCAACGAAATGCTGGCAGACAAGCCCACATTCTCTGCGATTGTTGATGATTTTCTGGATTTCATCCGCGGTGCGGAACTGGTGATTCACAACGCCCCCTTTGATGTTGGCTTCATTGATGCCGAACTCCGCCACGAGCTTCGCGAGGAAACCGTCAACAGTCTGTGCACGGTGGTCGACACCCTGGTGATGGCCCGTCAAAAGCACCCTGGCCAGCGAAACTCGCTGGATGCATTGTGCCAGCGCTACATGGTGGACAACTCCCAACGGGACCTCCACGGCGCCTTGCTGGATGCCGAAATTCTCGCCGACGTCTATCTCCTGATGACTGGCGGTCAAACCAAGCTGGCCTTGTCGGCAGAGGAGGGCGACGATGGGGAGGCTCGATCA is part of the Spongiibacter taiwanensis genome and encodes:
- a CDS encoding class I SAM-dependent methyltransferase; translation: MASWRTQHSPDVLLPALRQWFKSSVGRTVLQEERPLINRAVSDNDIAHCNLLKLSVIPDGCPLDAEDYRRQFHLGSPAQYGFSQVLDAICDFQQLPIANESQDVVVLHHLLEFVDNPHRVLREVERIVVPHGKVVICGINPFSLLAMRGLLGKVKRSAMWQNHRLTIHRITDWLSLLGFDVQDVSYGFHRLPINKPAVCMQHRPLPTTIAMGGIFVLSATKYRAPLTPSADSLRSRAQILRHPAMAGATRNIKT
- the rnhA gene encoding ribonuclease HI translates to MTQTARTVEIFTDGACRGNPGPGGWGAVLRWGDAEKQLYGGEADTTNNRMELLAAIEALQALKKPCEVVLTTDSQYVRKGITEWIENWKRRGWKTAAKQPVKNADLWRRLDEQASRHSIQWQWVKGHSGHPENELADALANRGIDTLRMKK
- the dnaQ gene encoding DNA polymerase III subunit epsilon; translation: MRQIVLDTETTGLDPNQGHRIIEIGCVELVDRKLTGRHYHQYINPGREVDAGAVEVHGITNEMLADKPTFSAIVDDFLDFIRGAELVIHNAPFDVGFIDAELRHELREETVNSLCTVVDTLVMARQKHPGQRNSLDALCQRYMVDNSQRDLHGALLDAEILADVYLLMTGGQTKLALSAEEGDDGEARSDNAIRRLSSQRPPLRVISANSEELAAHNKLLDIVDKASGGTSLWRRTPE